A genomic window from Nodosilinea sp. FACHB-141 includes:
- a CDS encoding MAPEG family protein gives MASLIPISTLFIGLHGLIALALSYLVVMERISTRIWHGASQSDVSNQPDYLEKPSKWAAFVEGYTQKSVAPKTGDDGLLQRKVRAYGNFVEHVPLALLFILALELMQAEAWLVWMLGITLSVARIAHAWGLIKTYGPSPGRAIGFFLTWFVYLVGAGACIYMALLALSQG, from the coding sequence ATGGCTAGCCTCATTCCCATCTCAACTTTGTTTATTGGCTTGCACGGCCTCATTGCCCTAGCCTTGTCTTACCTAGTCGTGATGGAGCGGATCAGCACCCGGATTTGGCACGGAGCGTCTCAATCCGATGTGTCGAACCAGCCAGATTACCTAGAAAAACCGAGTAAATGGGCTGCTTTTGTCGAAGGCTACACGCAGAAATCTGTAGCTCCTAAGACTGGCGACGATGGCCTATTGCAGCGCAAAGTGCGCGCCTACGGCAATTTTGTTGAGCACGTTCCCCTCGCCCTGCTGTTCATCCTGGCGCTGGAATTGATGCAGGCTGAAGCCTGGCTAGTGTGGATGTTGGGCATTACCCTGTCCGTGGCTCGCATCGCTCACGCCTGGGGCCTCATCAAAACCTACGGGCCATCGCCGGGCCGGGCGATCGGGTTCTTTCTGACCTGGTTTGTCTACCTTGTCGGTGCCGGAGCCTGTATTTATATGGCACTGCTGGCGTTAAGCCAGGGGTAG
- the dinB gene encoding DNA polymerase IV has translation MRKIIHVDMDAFYASVEQRDFPQYRGKPLVVGGRPEQRGAVAAASYEARQYGIHSAMPARIAQQRCPDLIFARPRFEVYKAVSQQIRSIFHHYTDLVEPLSLDEAYLDVTTNALGEPSAVVLARAIKADIHSTTQLTASAGVSVNKFLAKMASGQNKPDGLTLILPEQAEAFVAALPIEKFHGIGYVTARKMRALGIATGADLRQRAEADLVQHFGKVGHFYYRVAQGQDDRPVNPNRIRKSLGAERSFSPNLTDLADMTAALGSVAAEVISRLQEQRCRGHTLTLKVKYANYRQITRSRTFVAAIGAESPILLWAEEMLLAHLDAQRLTPEDYRNQPVRLLGLTLSNLEPTGEPDHVQLSLEV, from the coding sequence ATGCGCAAGATTATCCATGTCGATATGGATGCCTTCTACGCCTCCGTAGAACAGCGAGACTTTCCTCAGTACCGGGGCAAGCCCCTGGTGGTAGGCGGTCGGCCTGAGCAGCGGGGGGCCGTAGCGGCGGCCAGCTACGAGGCTCGTCAGTATGGCATTCACTCCGCTATGCCCGCTCGCATCGCCCAGCAGCGCTGCCCTGACCTGATTTTTGCTCGACCGCGTTTTGAGGTTTATAAAGCTGTTTCCCAGCAAATTCGATCTATCTTTCACCACTACACTGACCTGGTCGAACCGCTGTCCCTCGACGAAGCCTACCTGGATGTCACCACCAACGCCCTAGGGGAGCCCTCGGCCGTGGTGCTGGCCCGCGCCATTAAGGCTGACATTCACAGCACCACCCAGCTCACGGCCTCGGCGGGGGTGTCGGTCAACAAGTTTCTCGCCAAAATGGCCAGCGGCCAAAACAAACCCGATGGCCTCACCCTAATTTTGCCCGAGCAGGCCGAGGCCTTTGTCGCCGCTCTGCCGATTGAAAAGTTTCACGGCATTGGCTATGTAACCGCCCGCAAAATGCGTGCCTTGGGCATTGCCACTGGGGCTGACCTGCGCCAGCGGGCCGAGGCCGACTTGGTGCAGCACTTTGGCAAGGTAGGCCATTTCTATTACCGCGTCGCCCAGGGCCAGGACGATCGCCCCGTCAACCCCAACCGAATTCGCAAATCATTGGGGGCAGAGCGATCGTTCTCGCCCAATCTCACCGATCTGGCGGATATGACCGCAGCACTAGGGAGCGTCGCCGCCGAGGTGATCAGCCGCTTGCAAGAACAGCGCTGTCGAGGTCACACCCTCACCCTTAAGGTCAAGTACGCCAATTACCGACAGATCACCCGCAGCCGCACCTTTGTCGCCGCTATTGGCGCTGAATCGCCCATTTTGCTCTGGGCCGAAGAAATGCTCTTGGCCCACCTCGATGCTCAAAGGTTGACCCCAGAGGACTATCGCAACCAACCCGTGCGCCTGCTCGGCCTCACCCTCTCGAACCTAGAGCCAACCGGAGAGCCCGACCATGTGCAGCTTTCATTAGAAGTTTAG
- a CDS encoding Hsp20/alpha crystallin family protein produces the protein MATWQSSSQPPNAQSMWSLGAAQAQMQAIAAALMPVGLSPTGRVQLPSIEIEDTTNALVVTAFLPGVEPQAVQVRATSKSLTFSGQRQSGYRSSLIQSLGINYFQQTVPLPERVLDRRVQVAYRGGAIVVTLPKAKGWGQRLMQGWQRARVELGLALKAWGQRLLEDR, from the coding sequence ATGGCCACTTGGCAATCATCGTCTCAACCACCGAATGCCCAGTCCATGTGGAGCCTGGGTGCGGCTCAGGCCCAAATGCAGGCGATCGCCGCGGCCCTGATGCCCGTGGGGCTTTCCCCTACAGGTCGAGTACAGCTACCCTCCATTGAGATTGAAGACACCACCAATGCCTTGGTGGTAACGGCCTTTTTGCCCGGGGTAGAGCCTCAGGCCGTACAGGTGCGGGCCACCAGCAAGTCGCTCACCTTTTCAGGCCAGCGGCAGTCGGGCTATCGCAGTTCGCTAATCCAGAGCCTGGGAATTAATTATTTTCAGCAGACGGTGCCGCTGCCCGAGCGAGTGCTCGATCGCCGGGTGCAGGTGGCCTACCGGGGTGGGGCGATCGTAGTAACGTTGCCCAAAGCCAAAGGCTGGGGGCAGCGGCTCATGCAGGGTTGGCAGCGGGCACGGGTGGAGTTGGGCCTAGCGCTCAAAGCCTGGGGGCAGCGTCTGTTAGAAGATCGGTAA